The proteins below come from a single Gordonia pseudamarae genomic window:
- a CDS encoding alpha/beta fold hydrolase: MAAAPDPSSVRFPGPWHDVDWHHFDVRANGLKFHAVECDPAGSPDRQLVLLLHGYTEFWWGWRHQLRALTEAGYRAVAVDLRGYGDSDKPPRGYDGWTLAGDTNGLVRSLGHRTATLVGNADGGLVCWATAALHPRVVDRIAVLASPHPRALRREVLLHRAQRSAFLSGFLHNQLPRVGERRLVHHDARFVDHYFRRLSSPQWQQGTDFADTVTRNRSALQIPYVAHSSLEYRRWAFRSQFRPDGATFMKQMDVRLTVPVLALRGADDPYIFERPLTRSGRYASRFAYVEIPDSGHFAHQEQPEAVSRQLLGFIST, encoded by the coding sequence TTGGCCGCTGCGCCGGATCCGTCGAGCGTCCGGTTCCCCGGCCCCTGGCACGACGTCGACTGGCATCATTTCGACGTCCGCGCCAACGGTCTGAAGTTTCACGCCGTCGAATGCGACCCGGCGGGTTCACCGGATCGTCAGCTGGTGCTGCTGCTGCACGGGTACACCGAGTTCTGGTGGGGCTGGCGTCACCAACTGCGGGCGCTGACCGAGGCCGGCTACCGCGCGGTGGCCGTCGACCTGCGCGGCTACGGCGACAGCGACAAGCCGCCCCGCGGATACGACGGCTGGACTCTGGCCGGCGACACCAACGGCCTGGTGCGCTCGCTCGGTCATCGCACCGCCACGCTCGTCGGTAACGCCGACGGGGGGCTGGTGTGCTGGGCCACGGCCGCGCTGCATCCTCGGGTCGTCGACCGGATCGCGGTGCTGGCCTCCCCCCACCCCCGCGCACTGCGCCGGGAGGTGCTGCTGCACCGGGCGCAGCGTTCGGCGTTCCTGTCCGGGTTTCTGCACAACCAGTTGCCGCGCGTCGGCGAGCGGCGGCTGGTGCACCACGACGCACGCTTCGTCGACCACTACTTCCGGCGATTGTCGTCACCCCAATGGCAGCAGGGCACCGACTTCGCCGACACGGTCACCCGGAACAGGTCGGCGCTGCAGATACCGTATGTGGCGCACAGCAGCCTGGAGTACCGGCGCTGGGCGTTCCGTTCCCAGTTCCGTCCCGACGGTGCCACATTCATGAAACAGATGGACGTCCGGCTCACCGTCCCGGTGCTGGCGTTGCGCGGCGCTGACGACCCGTACATCTTCGAACGGCCACTGACCCGTTCGGGCCGCTACGCCTCCCGATTCGCCTACGTCGAGATCCCCGACAGCGGCCACTTCGCCCACCAGGAACAACCCGAGGCGGTGTCCCGGCAGTTGCTGGGCTTCATCAGCACCTGA